One part of the Dysidea avara chromosome 10, odDysAvar1.4, whole genome shotgun sequence genome encodes these proteins:
- the LOC136268767 gene encoding uncharacterized protein isoform X1, giving the protein MEKLLVALTASFLLVFVTSLPVSEKRDYQRDTETEERFTAPPVVNLSCSELFFNETCTKLLVNVTWGPTEGDTPESIQDRLQNCQATINCTQDEKEVFRDQDGCPYFTPTGLNGGWKWELVLGDISNCTVAVTFVDFNDPFSSPLTSERTFTVVNNTATCQI; this is encoded by the exons AT GGAGAAGTTACTAGTTGCACTGACTGCCTCTTTTCTTCTTGTTTTTGTCACCAGTCTACCAGTTTCAG AAAAAAGAGATTACCAAAGAGACACAGAGACAGAAG AAAGATTCACGGCCCCACCTGTTGTCAATTTGAGTTGCTCAGAATTGTTTTTTAATGAGACATGTACCAAGCTGCTTGTTAATGTGACATGGGGACCAACTGAAGGTGATACACCAGAAAGCATACAAGATCGATTACAAAATTGCCAAGCTACTATTAACTGCACTCAAGATGAAAAGGAGGTGTTCAGGGATCAG GATGGATGTCCATATTTTACCCCAACTGGTTTGAATGGTGGATGGAAATGGGAACTTGTTTTAGGTGATATAAGTAATTGCACTGTGGCAGTTACATTTGTAGATTTCAATGATCCATTTTCAAGTCCATTGACTAGTGAGCGCACATTCACTG TAGTTAACAACACTGCAACTTGTCAAATATGA